The sequence CAGCGCAGCCGAACTGCCGCGGATAGTGGGCAGTCGGGTGGACAGGCTGGCCTGGACTATAACACTGTATTTTTCGAGCTGGCCGGCGGCCAGCCCCAGGGTGCGGCGCAGCACGTGGTTCACTTGCAGTCTGCGCTTCGGGGCCCGGCCGGGGGTGTGGATTTCCTGGAGCTGGCGCACGGTCTCGCCGATAGTGTTCAACCCGGTGTGGATGCCGTCCAGCAGTTCCTGCTCGCGCCGTCCGGGCTTCAAGCTGCGGGCCAGCAGCCCCAGGTTGATCGTCACCGCCTGCAGCGGGTTGTTGATCTCGTGGGCCAACCCGGCGGCAAGGCTGCCCGAGGCCGAAAGGCGCTCGCTCAGGATACGGAACGATTCGAGCAGCTTGCGCTCGGTGTTGTCGCGCACGAACAGGGCGAAAAGACGGCCGGTGAGGTCGATCTGGCTGCGTGAGACGCTAAGCCAGCGGCTCTGGCCGTCCGGGGCGATCAGCTCTTTCTCCCAGCTCTCGCTTTCGAGGATTTCGCCGGGCGCGGTGTTCTCAGGGAACAGAAGGCCGGCCTCCACCTCGGCGGGCTGGAGCGTGAACTGGCGCATTATCCGCTCGAACGAGGGGTTCATCTCGAGCAGGTGGCTGCCGCGGAACAGGGCAAACCCGGCCGCGGTGTTGTTCAGCACGGCGCGGTACTTGGCCTCGGACTCGGCCAGGCGCTCGATCAACAGGGCGCTGTTCAGGGCGCGGGCGATCCGCAGTTCCAGGTGATCGAGCTGCTCCATGAGCTCACCGTTCAACTGGCGGTTCTTGCGGCAGGCCACGGCCAGGAGGCCCAGCAGGCCGCCCTTTTCCACACGGAACGGCTGGAGCAGTAGGCAGCGCACACCGGAGTTTTCGCGCAGCGCAAGTCCCAGCCGGACTTGCTCGTCGCCGGCCGGGTTGTGCAGGATGCAGCGCCCGTCCTGCTGCTGTTCCATGAACTGCCGCGGGATGGACTTGGGCAGTATCTCGTCCGGGTCGCGGGAACAGGCCTGGCGCAAGCCTCCGGCACGGTTGAGGTAGATCGCCCCGGTCTCCATGGCCAGCAGCTCCATGGCCAGGTCGAGCGAGACAAGCACGGTCTGGCGCAGGTCGCCGCTGTGGTCGATCAGGCGGTCGAGGTTGAACAGCATGGCGCTCAGGCGCTCCTGGCGGCGCAGGCTCGATTCAAGGCGGCGCTGGCCGCTCAGGTCGCGCAGGATCAGGATGAACGAGACCGGGGATTCGGCCGAGCGCAGGCGCGACACGCGCGCCTCCACCGGCAGCGCCGAGCCGTCCGGACGCAGAAGGCTCACCTGCATCGGGGGGGCGTTCTGCTCGTTCTGCGGGATGGCGAGGTAGGAGGACAGGAGGCGCATCAGGTCGCCGGGGGCCAGGAAATCGGCCAACGGGATGGAGTACAGGTCGGCGCTGGAACGCCCGGCCAGCTCCTCCAGGCTGCGGTTGCTTCCGTTGATGCGGCAGTCGGTCAGCCCGGCGCCCTCGATCAGGGCCGCCCCCTGGCCGGATTCTGAGAAAAGGCGGAACAGAAAGTTGAAATCCCGTCTGTCGAGCCGCTCGGAACCGGGTTTCCGTCGGTTAGTCATTCTGCCGCCCCGTTGTTGTAAGGGATGAAAGTTTAACTTATTAAAGAACATACGCGACTGTCAAGATGAATGGATCGGATTCGGCAAGTGAACGATGACAACGGTCAGTCCGGGATGCGGGCCGCGGTCGGGGTGATCTGCCGCGATTGCATGGGCTTGCGGCCCGGCGAAACCCTTCTGCTTGTGGCCGACCCGTTCGGCCTGGAAACAGCCGAGGTTATTCTGCGTCATGCGCAGGCGGGCGGGTACGGTTGCCGCCTGGCCCCGATCCCGCTGGTGGAGCGCGCAGGCCAGGCGCCGGAGGGGTTCGGCCGCGAGCTGCTGGCCTCGGCCGAGGCGGCGCTCCTTCTCACCTGGCGCTCGCTGTCGCACACCGAGGCGCGCCGTCAGGCCTGCCGCGAGGACGGCGTCCGGATTGCCTCGCTGCCGGGGTTCCGGCTGGAGATGCTGGCGCGCCTGTTCCCACCCGGATCGGCGGAGACGGTGGCAGCGGCCACGCGTCAGGCCGCTGCGCTGCTTGACGGGGCTGACCGGGTGCGGGTGCAGGCCGAGGCGGGCACGGATATCACGTTCTCGCTGGCCGGACGGCATATCTACCTGGATACGGGCCTCTACCGCGAGCCGGGACGGTTCGGCAACCTGCCGGCTGGTGAGGTCGCCGCAGCGCCGGTGGACCGCAGCGCCGGTGGCGTGCTCGTGGTGGACGTGGCTTTCGCCGGGCTGGGCGAGGTGGACCGGCTGCGGCTGTACCTGGAGGGCGGCTGTCTCCGCGCGGCCGAGGGGCCCGGGGCGGATGAAGTCATGAAGTTGCTGCACGGCCCGGCCGAGCGCGTCTCGGCCGAGTTCGGGATCGGCGTCAACCGCCTGGCGCGCACCGGGGCGCTCACCCTGGAGGCCGAGAAAGCCTGCGGCACGGTGCATTTCGCGTTCGGTGACAGCCACTCGTTCGGCGGGGCCAACGCCGCGGCGGGCCACTGGGACGCCGTGCTGCGCTGTGCGTCGATCGAGGTGGACGGCCGACGGGTGGAGCTGCCCCGGCCGGTTACATGGCAGCCGGGGGAGATAGCTTTGAACTCAGACAGTCAGGGAACGCAGCCATGAAAAACCTTCTGCTCGTCTCCTACTTTTTCCCACCACACGGCGGCGCGGGAGTGCTGCGCCCGTTGGAGACAGTGCGCCTGCTGGAGGGTCTGGGCTGGCGCTGTTCGGTGGTGGCGGGGCCGGCCGAGGGCTACTGGTTCAGCGACCCGGAGCTTCTGGAGCGCGTGCCCGCCTCGGCCGAGGTGCGCCGCACCCGCGCCTGGAGTGGCCCGCGCCTGCTTCGTCGCGGCAGTGCGGGACCGCGGCGGAACGAGGCCCTGATCGGACGCCTGCGCCGGGTCGCCGACTGGCTGCCCCTGCCGGATGTCTACTGCGGCTGGGTGCCGTTCGCCGTGCACGCGGCCATGGAGCTGGCCCGCAAAGCCGACTGTATCCTCTCCACCAGCCCGCCCGAGTCGGCCCACTGCGTGGCCGGCTACGTGGCCCGCCGCACCGGGCTGCCCTGGGTCGCCGATTTCCGCGACCCCTGGCTGCATGGCCTCTACCGCTGCTATCCCAGCCGCTGGCAGAGGGCCTGGCAGGCGGGTTACGAGGCCCGCGCCGTGCGCCACGCCTCCCTGGTGATCGCCAACACGCCCGAGGCGGAGGAGGATTTCCGCGTGCGCTATCCCGGGCTGCCCAAGGCCAAGTTCCAGACTGTGCCCAACGGTTTCGACCCGGAGGAGTTCAGCCGACTCACCCGCCCGCAGCCGCAGCCCGGCGTGTTCCGCCTGGTCCATGCCGGCGGCCTGACCCTGGAGCGCGACCCGCTGCCGTTTGTCCGCGCTTTCGCCCGGGTGCGGGAGACATTGTCCGGACGGCTGCGCCTGGTGCTGGAACTGATCGGGCCGCTGGCCCCGCGTTTCCTGGAACAGGCCCGCGGCCTGGGACTGGGCCCCGACCTGGAGCTGCCGGGCTGGGTCGGCCGCCGCACGGCCTTGGAGCGCCTGGCCGCCGCCGACTGCGGCGTGCTGATAGAGGCGTTCCGCGCGGGCGCCGAACTGGTCACGCCGCTAAAGCTGTACGACTACCTGGGCGCGGGCCTGCCCGTGCTGGCCGTGGCCCCCGCGGGCGCGGCCACTCGCACCGTGGAGAGTCTGGACGCCGGGCTGGCGGTCACCTCACCGGATGAGGACGCCATCGCCGCTGCGCTGGAGGCGCTGATCGAGCGGGTGCGGAGCGGGGGCGAGACCCTGCGCGGCCGTATCCGCGCCGCCGCGTCCGGGTTCGAGCGCGGCCGCCAGGTGGAGCGCTTGGCCGGCCTGATCGAACACATGCTACCCTGAACGTGGAACTGCACCCAAGTCATCTGTGTGAGGGACATCTCAGGAAAAATCTCAGGGAATAAAAACTCTTCTGTTCAGACATGTTTTTGTTAAATTCGATATGAAATAAAACTAACTAAGTGTTTTAACAATTTTCCGGAGGAGTTAAATGAGACTGGACCGTTTTTGCGCCGTGCTCCTTACGATCGGGCTTCTTGCTGTCCTGCCGTTGCGAGCTGCAGTGGTGGATACGCTTTACTGCGACGCCGACGTGACGATTACCGGCGCGGCGCCCTATCTCATGTCACCCGGCGGAGGACATCAAGGTTATCTCTCGGTGGGCCAGAGCGATCTGCGGGAAGGGGAGGGCGAGAACCGCGCTTTCCTGCGTTTCGACCTCAACGGAATCGACCCGGCCTCGATTCAGTCCGCCGAGCTGCACTTGTGGAAGACCCGCTCGCGCAGTGATTCGCTACGGGTGTACGCGGTGGAGTCCGACATCTGGGACGAGTACGAGACAGCCTGGCTGAACGCCCCGCCCATGGGCCAGGTGCTGGCGACCGGCCTTTGCGGCCAGGGGTGGAGTGTCTACGACCTCACCGGCTGGGCCAGGAGCCAGAACAATGACCATCTTTCGCTGGGCCTGCGCACGGTCAACCCTTACACTCAGTTCCTGGGGATCAACAGCCGCGAGGGCGGGGCCCCGCCGCGGCTGATCGTCCGTCATGAAGGTCCCGCGCGCGGTGACCCGGCCCCCACGCCGGGTTTTCCCTCGTCGAGCGCCCTGGAGCACGGGGTGTATGTCCACGGCGCGGGTGGCTACCGCAAGGTGGCCAGTATCAGCGATGCAGTGGCGGAGGTCCGTCCGGGCGAGGAGGTCGTGCTCGGTCCGGGCGTTTACTATGAATCTTTTACCCTGAGCGGTGAGGGCACCCCGGAGCAGCCGCTCAAGATCAGAGGCGACGGCAATCCGCGGCCCGCGGTGGACGGTTCGCTCAGCACCGCCTGGAAAAACACGGACCGCGGCCTGATCATGGTCACGGGCAAGAACTGGATCATCCAGCACCTGGATATCCGCAACGCCCATCCTTGGGGCGAGGCCGAGAGCAACTCCGGCTGCTTCTACATCCACCAGGCCGAGAACACGGTCATTCGCGACTGCGGGATATATTTCGGCGGCGACGGCATTTTTTCCACCGACGCATCGAAAGAGCTGACAGTCGAGAACTGCGAAGTGGCCTACAACAGTTTCCCCCACGCCGGTTACGAGCACGGTTTCTATGTCTGCAACGCCGGCACCGTGACCGTGCGTTACAGCTACATCCACCACAACGGCGGCCAGAATTTCAAGACCCGCGCCGAGGACTGCGTTTTCGCCTACAACTACGTTGAGGCGCCCGGCAACTATCAGCTCGATTTCTCCGAGGGTGAGAAATTCGAGGACGAGGATGCGATGCTGATCGGCAACACGATTGTCACCAACAACCGTTACCGCTCCAACAATCAGTATATCGTATTCGGCGAGAACCGTCACGGCGGCTCGCTTTTTCTCTACAACAACACCTTTGTCAATCTCTATCCCGCCAATGGAGATGCCTGGATTCACATGTGGTTCCCGGATGCCACGCCGGTGGGCGAAACCACCCTTTCGGCCTGGAACAACGCTTTCTATTTCCAGGCCGGCAGCGCGAGCATGAAGTTCTACGATTCCGAGAAATCCATTCCGGTCTCGGGCGGCAACAACTGGTTCGTGCAAGGCACGAGCGGGGTGCCCTCCACAGTGAGCGGCTCGCTCTACGGGGATGATCCGGGGTTCACCGACCTGGCGGCCGGAGATTTCGTGCCGCGCCAGAACAGCCCGCTGGTGGATGCCGGCAGCGCGGCCGCCCCCGAGCTGCCCGGCCACCAGAACCTTCAGCGCCGCCTGGACCAGCCGCGCACCGTGATCGGCGCGGCCCCGGATATCGGAGCCTACGAGTACGACCAGGCCGCTCAGGGCGGATCGTCACTGGAGTGGGATTTCAACCCGGACGGACGGCTGGACCTGAAGGACGTGATCGTGTTCCTGCTGAAAATCGGCACCGGCGCGCAATCGCTCTCGATGGATGTGAACGGCGACGGGAATGTGTCGTTGAGCGATGCGGTGGCGCTGGTGCGTGAGCTGCGCCGCAGCCACGCCTCGGTCCTGGCCGGTGCCGGTGAGTTCGAGCCGCTGGGGGGGCTGGATTAGGCGGAGCGCGAGGTGCGTCCGCCGGAATCGGGCCACAGCCCGATTCCGGCGGCCACCTCAGGTTTTTCACTGGAACTGAATTGCTCCACTCACCATAGCCTTCCAGCTATGCGGCGTCGAGGTGGAACGCCCGGCCGCCCTTCCCGCACATCTCCTGCCCAACGGATAGAGAGTTCATATCTGTTCCGCGCGGTCATTTTTCCTGCCCCCTGTTTCCTATTCCCTTTGACAGGCGCGGGTGGAAGACTTAAATTACAATCGGAAAGTGTGGTGAGATCGGGTCAAATGTATTAATTCCAGAGAGTTAAGTTATGAAATGACAAAAATGGCCACCTGGCGCGCGGAGCTCGGCAGTCCGCAGCGCCGGAAAGAGAGACGATGAGCGACAAACTGCAAGCCCCCCCTCCCAAGAACATGGTCCCGCGCGATTTCCTTCTCTCGCCGGAAGCGCACTCGATCCGCAGCGTTGCGGACAGCCTCTACCCGTCCTACCTTCGTGCCAGCCTGCGCCGTGGCGACCCGGCCGTGATTGAGCCGATCCCAGTGCTCGACGAGGCG comes from bacterium and encodes:
- a CDS encoding aminopeptidase, yielding MNDDNGQSGMRAAVGVICRDCMGLRPGETLLLVADPFGLETAEVILRHAQAGGYGCRLAPIPLVERAGQAPEGFGRELLASAEAALLLTWRSLSHTEARRQACREDGVRIASLPGFRLEMLARLFPPGSAETVAAATRQAAALLDGADRVRVQAEAGTDITFSLAGRHIYLDTGLYREPGRFGNLPAGEVAAAPVDRSAGGVLVVDVAFAGLGEVDRLRLYLEGGCLRAAEGPGADEVMKLLHGPAERVSAEFGIGVNRLARTGALTLEAEKACGTVHFAFGDSHSFGGANAAAGHWDAVLRCASIEVDGRRVELPRPVTWQPGEIALNSDSQGTQP
- a CDS encoding glycosyltransferase, giving the protein MKNLLLVSYFFPPHGGAGVLRPLETVRLLEGLGWRCSVVAGPAEGYWFSDPELLERVPASAEVRRTRAWSGPRLLRRGSAGPRRNEALIGRLRRVADWLPLPDVYCGWVPFAVHAAMELARKADCILSTSPPESAHCVAGYVARRTGLPWVADFRDPWLHGLYRCYPSRWQRAWQAGYEARAVRHASLVIANTPEAEEDFRVRYPGLPKAKFQTVPNGFDPEEFSRLTRPQPQPGVFRLVHAGGLTLERDPLPFVRAFARVRETLSGRLRLVLELIGPLAPRFLEQARGLGLGPDLELPGWVGRRTALERLAAADCGVLIEAFRAGAELVTPLKLYDYLGAGLPVLAVAPAGAATRTVESLDAGLAVTSPDEDAIAAALEALIERVRSGGETLRGRIRAAASGFERGRQVERLAGLIEHMLP
- a CDS encoding DNRLRE domain-containing protein, which produces MRLDRFCAVLLTIGLLAVLPLRAAVVDTLYCDADVTITGAAPYLMSPGGGHQGYLSVGQSDLREGEGENRAFLRFDLNGIDPASIQSAELHLWKTRSRSDSLRVYAVESDIWDEYETAWLNAPPMGQVLATGLCGQGWSVYDLTGWARSQNNDHLSLGLRTVNPYTQFLGINSREGGAPPRLIVRHEGPARGDPAPTPGFPSSSALEHGVYVHGAGGYRKVASISDAVAEVRPGEEVVLGPGVYYESFTLSGEGTPEQPLKIRGDGNPRPAVDGSLSTAWKNTDRGLIMVTGKNWIIQHLDIRNAHPWGEAESNSGCFYIHQAENTVIRDCGIYFGGDGIFSTDASKELTVENCEVAYNSFPHAGYEHGFYVCNAGTVTVRYSYIHHNGGQNFKTRAEDCVFAYNYVEAPGNYQLDFSEGEKFEDEDAMLIGNTIVTNNRYRSNNQYIVFGENRHGGSLFLYNNTFVNLYPANGDAWIHMWFPDATPVGETTLSAWNNAFYFQAGSASMKFYDSEKSIPVSGGNNWFVQGTSGVPSTVSGSLYGDDPGFTDLAAGDFVPRQNSPLVDAGSAAAPELPGHQNLQRRLDQPRTVIGAAPDIGAYEYDQAAQGGSSLEWDFNPDGRLDLKDVIVFLLKIGTGAQSLSMDVNGDGNVSLSDAVALVRELRRSHASVLAGAGEFEPLGGLD
- a CDS encoding PAS domain S-box protein; this encodes MTNRRKPGSERLDRRDFNFLFRLFSESGQGAALIEGAGLTDCRINGSNRSLEELAGRSSADLYSIPLADFLAPGDLMRLLSSYLAIPQNEQNAPPMQVSLLRPDGSALPVEARVSRLRSAESPVSFILILRDLSGQRRLESSLRRQERLSAMLFNLDRLIDHSGDLRQTVLVSLDLAMELLAMETGAIYLNRAGGLRQACSRDPDEILPKSIPRQFMEQQQDGRCILHNPAGDEQVRLGLALRENSGVRCLLLQPFRVEKGGLLGLLAVACRKNRQLNGELMEQLDHLELRIARALNSALLIERLAESEAKYRAVLNNTAAGFALFRGSHLLEMNPSFERIMRQFTLQPAEVEAGLLFPENTAPGEILESESWEKELIAPDGQSRWLSVSRSQIDLTGRLFALFVRDNTERKLLESFRILSERLSASGSLAAGLAHEINNPLQAVTINLGLLARSLKPGRREQELLDGIHTGLNTIGETVRQLQEIHTPGRAPKRRLQVNHVLRRTLGLAAGQLEKYSVIVQASLSTRLPTIRGSSAALQRVFLNFVLNACEAMPEGGTLHVHTYLHRSAIYVRFTDTGVGIASEHLNRIFDAYYTTKSKSRGSGLGLSVALNLLRQHDGEVYVKSRPGLGTSFTVKLPL